The nucleotide sequence TGTCGCGGTTGCTTTGAATCTCTATACCGCCAGTCGCCGCGCGAAAGCACGCACGTGACTTTCGCTCGACGAGTTGGGGCGTTGCAAGCGGACTTCGCGGGAATTCGAAAATCGGCACGCTAGAGCGTGAACTCCAACGAAGGTTGTTCCCGACAGCGCCGAGCAACTGGTGAAAAAAAACGGCGTCGCTGCCGAATGAAAATCGGCAGCGACGCCGTGAATACGCGGTCTCGTTCAAGAGCCATTGCGCACTTATTCGCGCGGTTCGGCGGGGCCGATCAGCGGGCCGCTCTTGCCGCCCACGCCGCCTTTAAGCTCCACCGGCGGAGTCGAGGGGGCGGATGCGGCGGCGTGCTCGGGCTCGCGACCGTTTTCGCTGCCTTCCGCTTCTTCGGCCCATTCGACTCGTTTGCGCGATAGGCCGATCTTGCGCTCGTCGGTATCGACGCGCAAAATCTTCACTTCGATCTTGTCGCCGACTTTGACGATTTCTTCCGGATTCTCGACCTTATGGTCGGCCAGTTCCGAAATGTGGAGCAAACCCTCCAGGCCATCTTCCAGGCCGACGAACACGCCGAAATTGGTCAATTTCGTGACCGTGCCGGTGACAAGCTGGCCGGGCTGATACTTGTTGGGAATCGAGCCGGCCCAGGGATCTTCTTCAAGCTGCTTGCGGCCCAGCGCGATCCGCCGCCGCTGCTGATCGACCGAGAGCACCTTGCATTCGATCTGCTGGCCTTTTTCCACGACTTCGCTGGGATGGCTGATCTTGCGCGTCCACGACATATCGCTGACGTGCAGCAGCCCGTCGATCCCTTCTTCGATCTCGATGAAGGCGCCGTAGTTGGTGAGATTGCGCACGGTGCCTTTGACGATTGTGCCGGGCGGATACCGGTCGGCCACCTTGTTCCAGGGGTTTTCCTGGGTCTGCTTCATGCCCAGCGAAATCTCCTGCTTCTCCTTGTTGATGCCGAGCACGACGACATTGATTTCGTCGTCGATGTGCACCAATTCGTTGGGATGGCTGATCCGCTTGGTCCACGACATTTCGCTGATGTGCACGAGCCCTTCGATGCCCTCTTCGAGCTTCACGAAGGCCCCGTAGCTCATGACGTTGACCACCGTGCCCTTCACCACCGAGCCGACCGGATACTTGTTGCCGACTTCTTCCCACGGGCTGGCGCTCTTCTGCTTCAGGCCGAGGGCGATCTTTTCGCGCTCGCGATCGATGTGCAGAATTTGGACTTCGATTTCCTCGTCGATATGAACCATCTCCGACGGATGGCCGATGCGGCCCCAACTCATGTCGGTGATATGCAGCAGGCCGTCGATGCCGCCGAGATCGACAAACGCGCCGAATTCGGCGATATTTTTGACCGTGCCCTTGCGGATCTGGCCGACGGCGAGCGTATCGAGGAGTTGCTTCTTCTTTTCGGTCCGTTCCTGTTCGATCAGGGCCCGGCGGCTGACGACGATATTCCGCCGCGCTTCGTCGATTTTCAACACGATGCACTGGATCGTGCGGCCGACGTAGTCGCCGATATCGGCGGGCCGGCGGATATCGACCTGGCTGGCGGGCAGGAACACGTTCACGCCGCTGACATCGACCAGCAAGCCGCCCTTGATCTTGCGTGTCACGACGCCGGTGACGACGTCGTTTTCGTGGACGGTCTCCATGACCTTCATCCAGTCTTCGATCTTGCGGGCTTTGCGCTTGCTGAGCGCGATCATGCCGCGCGGCTCTTCCAAGAGTTCTTGCGAGCCTTCGACCTCTTCGACCAGAACTTTGATGACCTGCCCGACTTGGGGCGGCTCTTCATTTTCGTCCCATTCGTTGCGCGGGATTTGCCCTTCGCTTTTGTAGCCGACGTCGAGGAGGACGAAATCGTCGTCGACGCGCAAGATACGGCCATCGACGACGGAATTGACGGCCAGATCGCCGCCGCCCCATTCGAATTGATCGCCGGTGCCGCCG is from Pirellulales bacterium and encodes:
- a CDS encoding 30S ribosomal protein S1; the protein is MVNRNLIRGLDVDSEELDRELEAAMAGGTGDQFEWGGGDLAVNSVVDGRILRVDDDFVLLDVGYKSEGQIPRNEWDENEEPPQVGQVIKVLVEEVEGSQELLEEPRGMIALSKRKARKIEDWMKVMETVHENDVVTGVVTRKIKGGLLVDVSGVNVFLPASQVDIRRPADIGDYVGRTIQCIVLKIDEARRNIVVSRRALIEQERTEKKKQLLDTLAVGQIRKGTVKNIAEFGAFVDLGGIDGLLHITDMSWGRIGHPSEMVHIDEEIEVQILHIDREREKIALGLKQKSASPWEEVGNKYPVGSVVKGTVVNVMSYGAFVKLEEGIEGLVHISEMSWTKRISHPNELVHIDDEINVVVLGINKEKQEISLGMKQTQENPWNKVADRYPPGTIVKGTVRNLTNYGAFIEIEEGIDGLLHVSDMSWTRKISHPSEVVEKGQQIECKVLSVDQQRRRIALGRKQLEEDPWAGSIPNKYQPGQLVTGTVTKLTNFGVFVGLEDGLEGLLHISELADHKVENPEEIVKVGDKIEVKILRVDTDERKIGLSRKRVEWAEEAEGSENGREPEHAAASAPSTPPVELKGGVGGKSGPLIGPAEPRE